A window of the Diceros bicornis minor isolate mBicDic1 chromosome 30, mDicBic1.mat.cur, whole genome shotgun sequence genome harbors these coding sequences:
- the ACP5 gene encoding tartrate-resistant acid phosphatase type 5, producing MDTCTVLLILQASLVLSLADGAAPVLRFVAVGDWGGVPNPPFYTARETATAKEIARTVQVLGTDFILSLGDNFYYEGVKSADDKRFQETFEDVFSAASLRNVPWYVLAGNHDHLGNVSAQIAYSSISKRWNFPSPFYRLRFKVPRSNASVAIFMLDTVTLCGNSDDFSSQQPERPRDAAVARTQLSWLKKQLAAAKEDYVLVAGHYPIWSIAEHGPTRCLVKQLLPLLAQHKVTAYLCGHDHNLQYLQDENGIGFVLSGAGNFMDPSKKHMHKVPNGYLRFHHGDSNSMGGFAYVEISPKEMSITYIQASGKSLFKTRLPRRARHARPRGLHPRA from the exons ATGGACACATGCACGGTGCTGCTCATCCTCCAAGCCTCGCTGGTGCTCTCCCTGGCTGACGGGGCCGCCCCCGTCCTGCGCTTTGTGGCCGTGGGGGACTGGGGCGGAGTTCCCAACCCCCCATTCTACACAGCCCGGGAAACGGCCACTGCCAAGGAGATTGCCAGGACCGTGcaggtcctgggcacagacttcATCCTGTCTCTGGGGGACAATTTCTACTACGAAGGCGTGAAGAGTGCTGATGACAAGAGGTTCCAG GAGACCTTCGAGGATGTCTTCTCGGCCGCGTCCCTCCGGAACGTGCCCTGGTACGTGCTGGCTGGCAACCACGACCACCTGGGGAACGTCTCAGCGCAGATCGCCTACTCCAGCATCTCCAAGCGCTG GAACTTCCCCAGCCCTTTCTACCGCCTGCGTTTCAAGGTCCCGCGGTCCAACGCGTCCGTGGCTATCTTCATGCTGGACACAGTGACGCTGTGCGGCAACTCGGACGACTTCAGCAGCCAGCAGCCCGAGAGGCCCCGGGACGCGGCGGTGGCCCGCACGCAGCTGTCCTGGCTCAAGAAGCAGCTGGCGGCCGCCAAGGAGGACTACGTGCTGGTGGCTGGCCACTACCCCATATGGTCCATCGCCGAGCACGGGCCCACCCGCTGCCTCGTCAAGCAGCTACTGCCGCTGCTGGCGCAGCACAAGGTCACCGCCTACCTGTGCGGCCACGACCACAACCTGCAG TACCTTCAGGACGAGAACGGCATAGGCTTCGTGCTAAGCGGGGCTGGGAACTTCATGGACCCCTCGAAGAAACACATGCACAAGGTCCCCAACGGCTACCTGCGCTTCCACCACGGGGACAGTAACTCAATGGGCGGCTTTGCCTACGTAGAGATCAGCCCCAAAGAGATGAGCATCACTTACATCCAAGCCTCGGGCAAGTCCCTCTTCAAGACCAGGCTGCCAAGGAGAGCCAGGCATGCGCGCCCGCGAGGGCTCCACCCTCGGGCCTGA
- the ELOF1 gene encoding transcription elongation factor 1 homolog, translating into MGRRKSKRKPPPKKKMTGTLETQFTCPFCNHEKSCDVKMDRARNTGVISCTVCLEEFQTPITYLSEPVDVYSDWIDACEAANQ; encoded by the exons ATGGGGCGCCGAAAGTCCAAACGGAAGCCGCCTCCCAAGAAGAAGATGACAGGCACCCTAGAGACCCAGTTCACCTGCCCCTTCTGCAACCACGAGAAGTCTTGTGACGTGAAAAT GGACCGTGCCCGCAACACTGGAGTCATCTCTTGTACCGTGTGCCTAGAGGAATTCCAGACGCCTATCACAT ATCTGTCAGAACCGGTGGACGTGTACAGCGATTGGATAGACGCCTGCGAGGCGGCCAATCAGTAG